In a single window of the Scophthalmus maximus strain ysfricsl-2021 chromosome 18, ASM2237912v1, whole genome shotgun sequence genome:
- the fbxo16 gene encoding F-box only protein 16 produces MPQAPRSPAHRAGMQTKLSAWTPLSHPAANSKVFEERRALLAKWFDRWSDGQRRAVLQDFVLSCSREQLRYLSVSVSGRLPLQAADFACLLPRALCLYIFSFLDPRSLCRCAQVSWHWRSIVELDQLWMPKCLRLGWCAGSSPTPLEQGVWKGLYIQSVQELRLSPPQTAPSPQQFVIPDVTALSSRRAHPSGPALLSQEAAVQRAGSGLRFGSVKDKQPTALPPWRDSDRRPKDTLRFNYLDNMDPVTQALSAQMRSSATTCHSSTSQPRDGSKKSPSEATYKLRKAKSLMFLSSNCRPQHPPPPPHHQTQTQPQRAPCGNDRPITKETARSLLRLAQWNAGVRPGPTRLAVPRLSMEALRASRRSNRSSPSVPLFAAQPWLVPATRTLQR; encoded by the exons ATGCCGCAAGCACCAAGGTCACCTGCACACCGTGCCGGGATGCAGACAAAACTGAGCGCCTGGACGCCTCTGAGCCACCCTGCGGCTAACAGCAAG GTGTTTGAAGAGCGACGGGCCCTGCTGGCAAAGTGG TTCGACAGGTGGTCTGACGGTCAGCGGAGGGCGGTGCTGCAGGACTTTGTGCTGAGCTGTTCAAGGGAGCAGCTGAGGTACCTGAGCGTCAGCGTGAGCGGTCGGCTCCCCCTGCAGGCCGCAGACTTCGCCTGCCTGCTGCCCAGAGCCCTCTGCCTCTACATCTTCTCCTTCCTGGACCCACGCAGCCTCTGTCGATGCGCACAG GTGAGTTGGCACTGGAGGAGCATCGTGGAGCTGGACCAGCTGTGGATGCCCAAGTGTCTGCGGCTCGGCTGGTGCGCCGGTTCCTCCCCCACGCCGTTGGAGCAGGGCGTCTGGAAGGGACTCTACATCCAGTCTGTGCAGGAGCTGCGACTCAGCCCGCCGCAG ACTGCCCCGTCCCCACAGCAATTTGTGATTCCAGACGTAACAGCGCTCAGCAGCAGGCGTGCACATCCGTCAGGACCGGCCCTCCTCAGTCAAGAGGCTGCTGTCCAGCGGGCTGGAAGCGGCCTCAGGTTCGGCTCAGTAAAAGACAAGCAGCCCACTGCACTTCCCCCGTGGAGAGACTCCGACAGACGTCCCAAAGACACGCTGCGCTTCAACTACCTGGACAACATGGACCCCGTCACACAAGCGCTGAGCGC GCAGATGAGAAGCTCAGCTACCACCTGCCACAGCAGCACGTCGCAGCCACGCGACGGGAGCAAGAAATCCCCGTCTGAGGCCACGTACAAGCTCCGCAAAGCCAAATCTCTG ATGTTCCTCAGTTCCAACTGCAGACcccaacatcctcctcctcctcctcatcatcaaaCACAGACTCAACCCCAACGGGCTCCTTGCGGTAACGACCGGCCCATCACCAAGGAGACCGCCCGGAGCCTGCTGCGCCTGGCCCAGTGGAACGCCGGGGTCCGTCCAGGGCCCACGAGGTTGGCGGTCCCCCGGCTGAGCATGGAGGCGCTCAGGGCGTCCCGACGCTCGAACCGGAGCTCTCCCa GTGTACCACTGTTCGCGGCTCAGCCGTGGCTCGTGCCTGCTACACGCACACTTCAGCGATGA